Proteins encoded together in one Vigna angularis cultivar LongXiaoDou No.4 chromosome 5, ASM1680809v1, whole genome shotgun sequence window:
- the LOC108338813 gene encoding probable 2-carboxy-D-arabinitol-1-phosphatase produces MFLVVRPCGSSSAGIHRLHPTPSSHRSRNVVIRCSLSSVQEKKEKAELDSELQPSLAFPPIRAAKRVVLVRHGQSTWNAEGRIQGSSNFSVLTKKGESQAETSRQMLIDDHFDTCFASPLARSKKTAEIIWGSRQDPIITDFDLREIDLYSFQGLLKHEGKAKFGSAYRQWQVDAENFIIDGHYPVRELWERARSCWTKILAHDSRSVLVVAHNAVNQALVATAIGLGSEYFRTLLQSNCGVSVLDFIPRSDDGSPHICLNRLNQTPGSPIAGGKSGGRETSKRIVLVCNGSTQGNTEDGFPLGGDQPLNMLGVIQSQKSAELLLDLRVSSIISSPNKACVGTASVISQVQEAADCLGADCVPRYVEMKQMGELDVEAIFKQSETDISNFPPFQPGWLNRVDDGLRTTLWNQSGKAWLSLLDEISDESKPGEVIVAVGHPAINIALMGHCLNLSKEWLGSFHLDAGSVSVLDFPDGAKGKGVIRCINYTAHLGRWSIPITRSTEDGEEF; encoded by the exons ATGTTTTTGGTGGTAAGACCATGTGGTTCTTCTTCTGCGGGTATTCATCGTCTTCACCCCACTCCCTCATCGCACCGTAGCAGAAACGTCGTCATTCGATGCTCGCTCAGCAGCGTgcaggagaagaaggagaaagctGAATTGGATTCGGAGCTGCAGCCTTCGCTGGCATTTCCACCGATCAGGGCGGCGAAGAGGGTGGTTCTGGTGAGGCACGGGCAAAGCACGTGGAACGCAGAGGGGAGAATCCAAGGAAGCTCTAATTTCTCTGTTCTGACGAAGAAGGGGGAGTCTCAGGCTGAGACCTCACGCCAAATGCTCATCGACGACCACTTCGATACCTGCTTTGCCAg TCCTTTGGCTCGATCCAAGAAAACCGCTGAAATCATTTGGGGATCTCGCCAGGACCCCATCATTACCGACTTTGATTTGAGGGAAATCGATTTGTACTCCTTTCAA GGTCTGCTGAAGCATGAGGGGAAAGCAAAATTTGGTTCTGCTTATCGTCAATGGCAGGTGGATGCTGAGAATTTCATCATTGATGGTCATTATCCAGTTAGAGAATTGTGGGAACGTGCTAGAAGCTGCTGGACTAAAATCTTAGCTCATGATAGCAGGTCTGTTCTTGTGGTTGCTCACAATGCTGTTAATCAGGCTCTTGTTGCCACAGCAATTG GTCTGGGGTCTGAGTATTTCAGAACATTACTTCAGAGCAATTGTGGTGTTAGTGTGCTGGACTTCATCCCAAGATCTGATGATGGATCTCCGCATATTTGCCTTAACCGCTTAAATCAG ACCCCTGGTTCACCTATTGCTGGTGGGAAATCTGGAGGTCGAGAGACAAGTAAGAGGATCGTACTTGTTTGTAATGGATCAACACAAGGAAATACAGAG GATGGTTTTCCTTTGGGTGGTGATCAACCATTGAACATGCTTGGTGTCATACAG TCCCAGAAATCTGCAGAGCTACTACTTGATTTGAGAGTGAGTTCCATAATTAGCAGTCCCAATAAAGCCTGTGTTGGGACAGCCTCGGTAATCTCCCAG GTACAAGAAGCTGCAGACTGCTTGGGAGCTGACTGTGTGCCTCGATATGTTGAGATGAAGCAGATGGGGGAACTTGATGTTGAAGCTATCTTCAAACAATCTGAAACG GATATATCCAATTTTCCGCCATTTCAACCTGGTTGGTTAAATAGAGTAGATGATGGACTGAGAACAACATTATGGAATCAATCTGGAAAAGCCTGGCTATCTTTGTTGGATGAAATATCTGATGAATCTAAGCCAGGAGAAGTTATAGTGGCAGTTGGTCATCCTGCAATCAACATAGCACTAATGGGGCACTGCCTTAATTTGAGCAAAGAATGGTTGGGATCATTTCATCTTGATGCAGGGAGCGTTAGTGTTCTTGACTTCCCTGATGGAGCTAAGGGAAAAGGTGTAATCAGATGCATAAATTATACTGCACACTTGGGGAGATGGTCCATACCTATCACAAGATCAACAGAAGATGGTGAAGAGTTTTAA